AGTTCCATCCGAGTTCAAGGTATTACTATCGCAGAGGCGCCGTTGGATAAACTCCACTGTCCATAACCTTTTAGAGTTGGTTCTGGTTAGAGACCTCTGTGGTAccttttgtttttcaaTGAGATTCGTTATTGCAATTGAACTACTTGGAACCCTTATTTTGCCTTCGGCCATTTGTTTTACCATTTACGTGATTCTCTTTTCCATCTTCAGTAGCCCCACACCAATTGTTACTTTGATTTTATTGGGGATAATTTTGGGACTGCCGGGCGTCTTGGTTGTTATCACGTCAACGAAATGGTCATATGTGGTCTGGATGTTGGTATACCTGCTTGCACTGCCAATGTGGAATTTTGTCTTGCCCACATACGCGTTCTGGAAGTTTGATGATTTTTCTTGGGGTGACACCAGGCTGATTTTCCgcgaagaaaacaaaactcCACACCACGAATCTGAAGGGACTTTTgatttttccaaattgtTTTTAAAACCATGGAcagtgtttgaagaagaagaggttTTAGCCTGTTCAGTTCCATAATTATATACAATGCTCTTCGAACAGTAGTGCTTTACTTGGAGAACTTTGCAACAATATTATGATTAAAAGATTGATTAGATTAAGATAGTATATAATCTCTTTAGTTAAGAGTTATAAAGGGTATTATTCTATAAATGGGTTTCGCGATAGTTATATTAATTCTTGTTGCCTCTACGTCTGAATAGCTTGTTTTTCAGAGCAATGGGGTTAGGGAAAGTAAAACCACTAACATGGAAAATGTAATAAACCACAACCATGCcaaaaagattgaaaaaaatgtagGCAAAGTAGAAACCGAAATTCCTCCACACATATGAGTAGCTTGCACTGATGTGTGCTAAATAGTCATCACCAACAGTGTAAATACAGTAGGCACAGTTTTCGGTCGCATTTGGATTTGCAACGTAACCAGTCGCTCTCTGTAAGAAGGGACCCATATATTCTCCACAAGTCTGACCAGAAGGTGGCTCGAAGTAATTCAATTCCTTCTTTTTGCAAATGACAGGCTTGTCGTGTAACAGAACACCAACCAAATTTTGGACAAAGTAAGTGTAAGGGGAAGCCTTCCACATAAACGTCCAGAACCCGGGTAATAGCGATTTGGGTTGCACCACCCCACAAAATGCAATCATAAATGAAAGCGTCAAACCAAGAATGACGTTAGCGGACTGAAGGTTTGGAGACATGTATAACACGAGTAACCCAAGTCCGATATAGTAGAACTGGAACATAATCGAATAGTTCAGATAGTAAACAGCGGAGTACTTGGCGCTGAAATGATTTCTCAGTGGGAAGTACGATGAAACGAAGAAAATGgcagaaaagaacaaatgGTAGGGAACTTCGCTGAGATATTGCGTGATTAATAGTAGCGACCAATGGAACATATTAGACTTGGATTCTCTCACTTCGTACAACTCCCTCGCTGCAATAGCCCTGGCCTGGATTTGATTCATGGAAGGAGCAGATAGAATAATGGAGATGAAAGCGGCAAAAAGCGTGTTTTGCAAACCAGTGTAACTGTTGCCCGGGTCGTAAAACGTGAAACCAATGTACAACCCACCAACGGtcatcaacatcatctTTGACATCAAGTAGTTCAAACTTCTCCAGAATGTGATATTCGTTCTGATTAAAACGTGTCTGAATTGGAAAAGATACGATGTCGCGTACTTGGATGGATGTTCCCCTAATTCTGATTTGTTTTCTTTAGAGGATAGTTCCGCAATCAGATTGTCAACCTTATTTTTAGTTGAGACGAACTCAGTAGATGAACACCATGTATCATACCAGTCTTCCTTCACACTAGCAGTGGCACCGGCACCAATGGCCTCCAAAATATATTCTGCAGGGTTTTCCGCTGCAGAACATTTTCTGGCACCGTTTCTCTCGAAGTAGCTCAATACAGTGTTGGAATTCTCACCGATGTCACCAAAGTAAACCGTTTGACcacctttcttcaacagcaataaTCTatcaaattgttcaaataGAGTAGCAGAAGGTTGATGGATAGTACACAAAATAGATTGACCTGAAGCAGCgagtttcttcaataatTGGATAATTGCCCAAGACGATTGGGAGTCTAGACCAGATGTGGGCTCATCTAAGAATAGCAGCAAGTCTGGCTTAGCAGCCAACTCAACACCAATGGACAActtctttctttgttcAACGTTCAGACCACTACCAAGAGCGCCAACCAAGGCCTCAGCATACTCTTCCATGTTCAACACTtgtattattttttccacGTAATCTAGCTTTTCTGCATCTGGGATGTGCTGAGGGCGACGCATTCGAGCTGAGAACCGTAGAGACTCTCTGACGGTCATTTCAGCAATATGAATATCCTGTTGCTGAACGTACCCGGTACgtctttcaaaactggTGTCGATTGGATGGCCGTTAACAAGCATATCACCGGTGATAACGCCCACATTTCTTTGTGCAAGTGTGTTCAAAAGAGTAGTcttaccagcaccagatTCACCCATTAGTGCAGTCATGGTACCTGGAATACAGTACCCAGAAACGTTATCCAGCAATCTACGCTGGCCACCGTCGTAAGGGATAGTAAAGCATACGTCTCTCCAGATGAACACACCTGTTGCTTTCATGTCTGCAAATGTCTCGTCATCGTCTGTTGAGGTTGTGTTGCTTGAGTACTTGTCCTTTAGGTCACTTGCACCGTCAGCAGCTTCTTCGTCATGTTTCAGTTGGAAACGTTTGGCacccttcttgaagataagggcatcaccaccaccttTCACGGGTCTCTTGTACTCTGTCACGACACACTTGATAACCATGTAACCAAGCAGGAAACACCACATAATACCGAAATTTCTCCAGGTGTGTTTGTACTCGTATTGGAATTGTAGTTTTAAGTAGTCATCACCAAGCACCCACGATTGACCCGGTTTGGAACCAACAAAGGCACAGACCCTGTTTTCTTCAGCAACATTCTCGTAACCTGGACCAGTTGGAACCAAAGTACCACCACAGTCCATATGTCTTCCATGGAACTCGGCATTAAGCATAGACTCAAAGGCGTACCTGATGGGTAAAATGTACGATATCCATTTGAACCATGGACGCATAGAGGGTAATTGGATCATATAGGTAGAGTACATGGAAATCGACAACATGATGATACCAGAAATGGAGTTAGCTTGCGCAATGTTATCACAACCTGCGGAGATCATATCAAACAGGTTGGTGATTGCCTCAGAACACATTGTTAGGAAAAGGTACACAGTGAAAAACGAACCGGCATTAGTGTGCAAGCCTGCTAGGAAATAGATAATGATCAAGAACAGTGTCAAACCGATCATTCTGAATGGAAACCCAGAGATAGTGCTTGCAAGAGCTTCGGCGGAGGGATGGTACAAGGAGTAGCCCTtatgtttttgaaggattgGTCTATGGTCGAAAGAGATATTAGCCAGCCCCATCAAAGAATAGTACAACAAACAGAAGTAAAGAACACCACCCCTGGTAAAGGCACCATTCGTACTTGAGGGAGAGTTGTAATACATGGAACCACTGACGAACGACTGGATCACGGCAGAAACAATGTTGATCACTGTGTAATCTCTGTTACCGTAAATTCTTTGGAACCCACGACGCGTACAGAGTCTAACTTGTTCCCAGTACGTAAGCGTGTAATACGATTTCTTTCTAGTACCCTTTGATTTTTCATCGGCCATGGACTGGTTGTAAATTTCCTTGGTTCTTGCTCCGTCCACCTCGGTCTTATAGGCAGCAATATCGGCCAACAGTTGTTGGTACTCCGGAGAGTTTAGCCATAATGTTTCGAATTCTTCTGCAGAACGTGGTACTTTGTCCTCGTACCCTGGTTTGACTTGGTGTAGACCGTTTGGATCCGTCAAAGCCGTTAGGAACTCAGCAGTGACCTGTCTTGGTGGACACAAGTAACCCATCTTCGCGAAGTAGTCCTTTGC
The sequence above is a segment of the Huiozyma naganishii CBS 8797 chromosome 11, complete genome genome. Coding sequences within it:
- the SNQ2 gene encoding ATP-binding cassette transporter SNQ2 (similar to Saccharomyces cerevisiae SNQ2 (YDR011W); ancestral locus Anc_3.220): MNSIYDTNSTASSASSEVSFHGGSEHLKHREKKHREISEDDTPADRLTKMLTSTSDVASHTSHASHATVGMFSPDVASKVESLARELSRKTTKDGSQLNCEPDEGFDAAAIIGSFVRDADEQGIHIRKAGVTLENVGCSGFDASALEGATFGNILCLPYTIYKGIKAKRQAKMKQILQNVNCLAKAGEMVLVLGRPGAGCSSFLKVTAGEIDQFAGGVLGDIAYDGIPQKEMMKHYKADVIYNGELDVHFPYLTVQQTLDFAIACKTPAKRVNNVSRSEYIASTRELYATIFGLRHTYHTKVGNDFVRGVSGGERKRVSIAEALAAKGSIYCWDNATRGLDASTALEYARAIRIMTNLLGSTAFVTIYQASENIYETFDKVVVLYEGRQIYYGEIDDAKDYFAKMGYLCPPRQVTAEFLTALTDPNGLHQVKPGYEDKVPRSAEEFETLWLNSPEYQQLLADIAAYKTEVDGARTKEIYNQSMADEKSKGTRKKSYYTLTYWEQVRLCTRRGFQRIYGNRDYTVINIVSAVIQSFVSGSMYYNSPSSTNGAFTRGGVLYFCLLYYSLMGLANISFDHRPILQKHKGYSLYHPSAEALASTISGFPFRMIGLTLFLIIIYFLAGLHTNAGSFFTVYLFLTMCSEAITNLFDMISAGCDNIAQANSISGIIMLSISMYSTYMIQLPSMRPWFKWISYILPIRYAFESMLNAEFHGRHMDCGGTLVPTGPGYENVAEENRVCAFVGSKPGQSWVLGDDYLKLQFQYEYKHTWRNFGIMWCFLLGYMVIKCVVTEYKRPVKGGGDALIFKKGAKRFQLKHDEEAADGASDLKDKYSSNTTSTDDDETFADMKATGVFIWRDVCFTIPYDGGQRRLLDNVSGYCIPGTMTALMGESGAGKTTLLNTLAQRNVGVITGDMLVNGHPIDTSFERRTGYVQQQDIHIAEMTVRESLRFSARMRRPQHIPDAEKLDYVEKIIQVLNMEEYAEALVGALGSGLNVEQRKKLSIGVELAAKPDLLLFLDEPTSGLDSQSSWAIIQLLKKLAASGQSILCTIHQPSATLFEQFDRLLLLKKGGQTVYFGDIGENSNTVLSYFERNGARKCSAAENPAEYILEAIGAGATASVKEDWYDTWCSSTEFVSTKNKVDNLIAELSSKENKSELGEHPSKYATSYLFQFRHVLIRTNITFWRSLNYLMSKMMLMTVGGLYIGFTFYDPGNSYTGLQNTLFAAFISIILSAPSMNQIQARAIAARELYEVRESKSNMFHWSLLLITQYLSEVPYHLFFSAIFFVSSYFPLRNHFSAKYSAVYYLNYSIMFQFYYIGLGLLVLYMSPNLQSANVILGLTLSFMIAFCGVVQPKSLLPGFWTFMWKASPYTYFVQNLVGVLLHDKPVICKKKELNYFEPPSGQTCGEYMGPFLQRATGYVANPNATENCAYCIYTVGDDYLAHISASYSYVWRNFGFYFAYIFFNLFGMVVVYYIFHVSGFTFPNPIALKNKLFRRRGNKN